One Gammaproteobacteria bacterium genomic window carries:
- a CDS encoding UbiH/UbiF/VisC/COQ6 family ubiquinone biosynthesis hydroxylase, whose product MKNEYDVIIVGAGMVGGALAAAIGNSRLRICLLDAGKPDVTWPYDEYELRVSAITKASQTLLNKIGAWDRIVERRCFPYQKMHVWDATGSGEIHFDCADVGEACLGHIIENRVIQGAIIDQLHTLPQVDLRFGVRPQSLNINIDGVTLELNDDTQLSAKLIVGADGARSWIRDCSDIDTIGWSYQQNGLVTTVTLEETHQETAWQRFLPTGPLAFLPLDEKHCSIVWSTTQDESVRLCGLDEQTFIDELNTAIGEQGPGKVVAIGKRAAFPLSLQHARDYVRDRVVLVGDAAHTIHPLAGQGVNLGFLDAALLAEVLMDAANAHKDIGQLSVLRRYERGRKADNVMMMSAMDGFKRLFSNEIKPLSVLRNMGLNLANSVPPLKQLFIQQAMGMRRDLPKLVRSGH is encoded by the coding sequence ATGAAAAACGAATATGACGTCATCATCGTTGGCGCGGGTATGGTCGGTGGTGCCCTGGCAGCGGCGATAGGCAACAGCCGGTTGAGGATCTGTCTCCTGGACGCGGGCAAACCTGATGTAACGTGGCCTTATGATGAATACGAGTTGCGTGTCAGTGCGATTACCAAGGCGTCGCAAACGCTATTAAACAAGATTGGTGCATGGGATCGCATTGTGGAACGGCGTTGCTTCCCGTATCAGAAGATGCATGTGTGGGACGCCACGGGAAGCGGAGAAATTCATTTCGATTGCGCCGATGTGGGCGAAGCCTGTCTTGGCCACATCATCGAAAATCGCGTGATACAGGGAGCGATCATTGATCAGCTACACACGCTGCCGCAAGTGGATCTGCGTTTTGGTGTACGTCCCCAATCGCTGAACATAAATATCGATGGCGTGACGCTTGAGTTGAATGACGATACGCAACTAAGCGCGAAACTCATCGTCGGTGCCGACGGTGCGCGTTCGTGGATACGCGATTGCTCCGATATCGACACCATCGGTTGGTCGTATCAACAAAATGGATTAGTCACTACGGTGACGCTTGAAGAGACTCACCAGGAAACTGCGTGGCAACGCTTTTTGCCCACCGGTCCCTTGGCCTTTCTTCCACTGGACGAAAAACACTGTTCCATCGTTTGGTCAACGACACAGGACGAAAGCGTTCGCCTTTGTGGATTGGATGAACAGACATTTATTGATGAATTAAATACAGCGATAGGCGAACAAGGGCCGGGCAAGGTGGTTGCCATAGGCAAACGCGCCGCTTTCCCTTTGAGTCTTCAGCATGCGCGGGACTACGTTCGAGATCGCGTGGTTCTGGTTGGGGATGCGGCCCATACCATCCACCCGCTGGCCGGCCAGGGGGTAAACCTGGGTTTTCTTGATGCCGCCCTGTTGGCCGAGGTCTTAATGGACGCGGCGAACGCGCACAAAGATATTGGACAACTGAGCGTGTTGCGTCGCTACGAACGTGGGCGCAAGGCGGACAATGTCATGATGATGTCGGCTATGGATGGGTTTAAACGGCTGTTTTCCAATGAGATCAAGCCCTTGTCTGTGCTGCGTAATATGGGTTTGAACCTGGCCAATAGCGTGCCGCCGCTGAAGCAGTTGTTTATACAACAGGCCATGGGTATGCGCCGGGATTTACCCAAATTGGTGCGTAGTGGGCATTGA